The Streptomyces sp. NBC_00344 genome includes a window with the following:
- a CDS encoding ABC transporter permease → MAVIAPAEKTAAEGQRQPRRSRHRPLLLNAVAVAAGIAVWGVVAALHLVENLPAPTAVAKRAGDMISDGTLASDTFASLRRVFLGYALGVVAAVPVGFLMGWYPTVRALIEPYIQFFRTIPPLALIPLAVVLLGIGEVPKIAVIFLASFMSCVLSSFQGVIDVDRTLINAARVLGASDRTIFAKVVVPASTPFILVGMRIGLGASWATVVAAELIGAQEGLGYRMQKASTWFDMDAIFVSLITIGVLGLVMDRLLLLAERRLTGWQERR, encoded by the coding sequence ATGGCTGTGATCGCTCCTGCCGAGAAAACCGCCGCCGAAGGGCAGCGGCAACCGCGCCGTTCCCGGCACCGGCCCCTGCTTCTCAACGCTGTCGCAGTGGCGGCAGGCATCGCCGTCTGGGGCGTCGTGGCCGCCCTGCATCTGGTCGAGAACCTGCCCGCGCCGACGGCGGTGGCGAAGAGGGCCGGGGACATGATCTCCGACGGCACCCTGGCGTCCGATACGTTCGCCAGCCTGCGCCGGGTCTTCCTCGGCTACGCCCTCGGCGTGGTTGCGGCCGTCCCGGTCGGCTTCCTCATGGGCTGGTACCCCACCGTGCGCGCCCTGATCGAGCCGTACATCCAGTTCTTCCGCACCATCCCGCCGCTCGCGCTCATTCCACTTGCGGTCGTACTGCTGGGGATCGGCGAGGTACCGAAGATCGCCGTGATCTTCCTGGCCTCGTTCATGTCCTGTGTCCTCTCCTCCTTCCAGGGCGTCATCGACGTCGACAGGACACTCATCAACGCGGCCCGGGTGCTCGGCGCCTCGGACCGCACCATCTTTGCCAAGGTGGTCGTCCCGGCCTCCACGCCGTTCATCCTCGTCGGCATGCGGATCGGCCTCGGTGCGTCCTGGGCCACCGTGGTCGCCGCCGAACTCATCGGCGCACAGGAGGGGTTGGGCTATCGGATGCAGAAGGCGTCCACCTGGTTCGACATGGACGCGATCTTCGTGTCCCTGATAACCATCGGCGTGCTCGGGCTCGTCATGGACCGGCTGCTGCTGCTGGCCGAACGACGCCTCACCGGCTGGCAGGAGCGACGATGA
- a CDS encoding ABC transporter ATP-binding protein gives MNSKITFRDVVKTFPLKGSSFTALGGVSLDIADQEFVTVVGPSGCGKSTLMSMAAGLQAPDSGSVLVDGTPVSGPGPDRGVIFQQYALFPWLTVRQNVEFGLRIASVPAAERHRRTEQAISLVGLNEFAEALPKTLSGGMKQRCAIARAYAVDPQVLLMDEPFGALDALTRVQLQDQLLQTWSQEKRTVLFITHDVDEAVYLASRVVVMAARPGRIHRVIDVDLPYPRTEEIRLSPEFLHVRNKVWTSVYHQEAPPRAA, from the coding sequence ATGAACAGCAAGATCACTTTCCGTGACGTGGTAAAGACGTTCCCGCTGAAGGGCTCGTCCTTCACCGCGCTCGGCGGGGTGAGCCTGGACATCGCGGACCAGGAGTTCGTCACCGTTGTGGGTCCGTCCGGCTGCGGCAAGTCCACCCTCATGAGCATGGCCGCAGGGCTGCAGGCACCCGACTCGGGCAGTGTCCTGGTCGACGGAACACCGGTGTCAGGACCCGGCCCCGACCGGGGGGTGATCTTCCAGCAGTACGCCCTCTTCCCCTGGCTGACCGTGCGGCAGAACGTGGAGTTCGGGCTCAGGATCGCCTCCGTACCAGCCGCCGAGCGACACCGGCGCACCGAGCAGGCCATCAGCCTCGTCGGCCTGAACGAGTTCGCCGAGGCCCTGCCCAAGACCCTCTCGGGAGGAATGAAACAGCGTTGCGCCATCGCCCGTGCGTACGCGGTCGATCCCCAAGTGCTGCTGATGGACGAGCCCTTCGGGGCGCTTGACGCCCTGACCCGGGTGCAGCTGCAGGATCAGCTGCTGCAGACCTGGAGCCAGGAGAAGCGCACCGTGCTGTTCATCACCCACGACGTGGACGAAGCCGTCTACCTCGCCAGCCGGGTCGTCGTCATGGCCGCCCGGCCCGGCCGCATCCACCGCGTCATCGACGTGGATCTGCCCTACCCCCGGACCGAGGAAATCCGGCTCTCGCCCGAGTTCCTCCACGTCCGCAACAAAGTGTGGACCTCCGTGTACCACCAGGAAGCCCCGCCCCGGGCGGCCTGA
- a CDS encoding aliphatic sulfonate ABC transporter substrate-binding protein, with product MPRKSIRHAVTALPLAFLLSLSLSACSGSASEDDSTVRFGYIGDYNGAGLLAIADKQGLWKKAGLTAQVKAFNNGPVQVQALSAGDLDYGYIGPGAMWLPASGKAKIIAIDTLTYADRVIGRPGMTSMKDLKGKRVGVPEGTSGDMVLNIALEKAGMTVNDIDKVNMDPSTIVSAFSSGKIDGAGFFYPAIDTIKKKVPGLEEIASTKDTGDAFPTAFVAGNKVPGAKNSKVIKVLQQANDWRKQHPEETIALTARMLQVTEAQAKADASHVETLSTADLAAKTKGGEVNEWLKKLGEFFVRNKQLDHNPDPSDYYDGDLYGQAYGK from the coding sequence ATGCCCAGAAAGTCGATCAGGCACGCCGTCACGGCGCTGCCCCTCGCGTTCCTGCTTTCGCTGTCCCTCAGCGCCTGCTCCGGCAGCGCTTCCGAGGACGACAGCACGGTCCGGTTCGGCTATATCGGCGACTACAACGGGGCCGGCCTGCTGGCGATCGCCGACAAACAGGGGCTGTGGAAGAAGGCGGGACTGACCGCACAGGTGAAGGCGTTCAACAACGGTCCCGTGCAGGTCCAGGCCCTCAGCGCCGGTGACCTCGACTACGGCTACATCGGTCCCGGCGCGATGTGGCTGCCCGCCTCGGGCAAGGCCAAGATCATCGCCATCGACACGCTCACGTACGCGGACCGGGTCATCGGCCGGCCCGGCATGACATCCATGAAGGACCTCAAGGGCAAGCGGGTCGGCGTACCCGAGGGCACCTCCGGCGACATGGTCCTCAACATCGCTCTGGAGAAGGCCGGGATGACCGTGAACGACATCGACAAGGTCAACATGGACCCGTCCACCATCGTCTCCGCCTTCTCCTCCGGAAAGATCGACGGCGCCGGCTTCTTCTACCCCGCCATCGACACCATCAAGAAGAAGGTTCCGGGCCTTGAGGAGATAGCCAGTACCAAGGACACCGGGGACGCCTTCCCCACCGCGTTCGTCGCGGGCAACAAGGTGCCCGGCGCGAAGAACAGCAAAGTGATCAAGGTGCTGCAGCAGGCCAACGACTGGCGCAAGCAACACCCCGAAGAGACCATCGCACTCACCGCCAGGATGCTCCAGGTCACCGAAGCCCAGGCCAAGGCCGACGCCTCTCATGTCGAGACACTGTCCACCGCAGACCTGGCCGCGAAGACCAAGGGCGGCGAGGTGAACGAATGGCTGAAGAAGTTGGGCGAGTTCTTCGTCCGCAACAAGCAGCTGGACCACAACCCGGACCCCAGTGACTACTACGACGGCGATCTCTACGGGCAGGCCTACGGTAAGTAG
- a CDS encoding formylglycine-generating enzyme family protein, producing MSSTADTAGRGTQPGKMSCCAPSGPKPQARDIPDPPRNGDRSATAALRPPAEYADRLTLPGGTFRMGGEDADANPGDGEGPVRGVSVAPFAMDAYAVTNARFAAFVEETGYRTEAEGFGWSYVFAKFLPGSLRKTSPRPPATPWWCGVQGAAWNRPEGPDSRLDGRWDHPVIHVTWRDATAFCRWAGGRLPTEGEWEYAARGGLEQARYPWGDELTPDGEHRCNIWQGTFPFRNTQADGFAGTAPVHAFAPNGFGLYNVAGNVWEWSADPWQDEDPERRAMRGGSYLCHDSYCNRYRVAARTANTVDSSAGNLGFRMAWDAG from the coding sequence ATGAGCAGCACCGCCGACACCGCGGGGCGCGGCACGCAGCCGGGCAAGATGAGCTGCTGCGCCCCCTCCGGGCCGAAGCCGCAGGCACGCGATATCCCGGACCCACCCCGAAATGGGGATCGTTCCGCCACGGCTGCGCTGCGCCCTCCCGCCGAATACGCCGACCGGTTGACCCTTCCCGGGGGAACCTTCCGCATGGGCGGCGAGGACGCGGACGCAAACCCCGGTGATGGCGAAGGGCCCGTACGCGGCGTATCGGTCGCGCCCTTCGCCATGGACGCCTACGCGGTCACGAACGCCCGCTTCGCCGCCTTCGTCGAGGAGACCGGCTACCGCACCGAAGCGGAGGGGTTCGGCTGGAGCTACGTCTTCGCGAAGTTCCTGCCGGGTTCCCTGCGCAAGACGTCACCACGCCCTCCGGCAACCCCCTGGTGGTGCGGTGTCCAAGGCGCCGCCTGGAACAGGCCGGAAGGGCCGGACAGCCGACTGGACGGCCGCTGGGACCACCCCGTGATCCACGTGACGTGGCGGGACGCGACCGCCTTCTGCCGGTGGGCCGGGGGGCGGCTGCCCACCGAGGGGGAATGGGAGTACGCCGCACGCGGGGGCCTGGAACAGGCGCGATACCCCTGGGGCGACGAACTCACGCCGGACGGGGAGCATCGCTGCAACATCTGGCAGGGCACCTTCCCTTTCCGCAATACCCAAGCCGATGGCTTCGCCGGTACCGCTCCCGTGCACGCCTTCGCCCCCAACGGGTTCGGCCTCTACAACGTTGCGGGAAATGTCTGGGAGTGGTCCGCCGACCCCTGGCAAGACGAAGATCCCGAACGCCGCGCCATGCGGGGCGGCTCCTACCTCTGCCACGACTCGTACTGCAACCGGTATCGCGTCGCCGCCCGGACCGCGAACACCGTCGACAGCTCGGCGGGCAACCTCGGGTTCCGTATGGCCTGGGACGCCGGCTGA
- a CDS encoding serine/threonine-protein kinase translates to MSLREGDPAEIGGYPLEARLGSGGMGTVFLARTSSGRPVAIKLIHQQFAADDEFRIRFRQEVAAARRVSGAFTAAVVDAAPEAEQPWMATTYIEGHTLAQHVAAKGPLNGAELKRLAIGLTEALRDIHRVGVVHRDLKPSNVVLSPEGPRVIDFGISRAADQQTLTMTGRVIGTPPFMSPEQLQAPRGVGPRSDVFSLGTLLVYSATGHGPFDADSPYMTAYQVVHEEPLLGAVPVALRAVVESCLDKEPEARPSADELLVLLRDLPADLGGTEANGAGASRTRDMITQHHFPTRATPAPAAPTTFPAGPDPGSTGTPIGRLRRRWRPVLAAGVAVAAIGGGVTALQAGDFGGNSGGDKGNGVAASGAALPDGFHPWRKTVQGGRQDIPDELRCVAHGDALFCGGGGVVATRIRARDGSRVWTAKSPGVPVQGMHMVGATDDTVLGYRFAAQNAPQNPPSEVVAIDANTGRELWSVPSGAQSMAVTGRTQDALVVGSAVVTVNASNSRFEAREAHSGDITWTTPFPAGTQCAPVPVGPRLFAMCATDAEVDSSEVRHSTLYAVDRASGTLGRPIAVNGPAVPMGVANGRLVLLQGRMEGTALAGYDGVARVDPASRKVTYSGLATTYAGTPGMADGTVYVSGQTGLVTALDPATGRKKWSRQTDVEGASGPVAGAGALYLSSATGRVVALSPYNGKPLWTTNPQADGLTGEQGASPRVTVAGRAVIVAAAKNTLFAFDAQKPPKAG, encoded by the coding sequence GTGTCGCTGCGCGAAGGTGATCCAGCCGAGATCGGCGGCTATCCGCTTGAGGCGCGGCTCGGCTCGGGTGGCATGGGCACCGTCTTTCTGGCCCGTACGAGCTCGGGGCGACCTGTCGCGATCAAACTGATCCACCAGCAGTTCGCGGCGGACGACGAGTTCCGCATCCGTTTCCGGCAGGAGGTGGCGGCGGCGAGGCGGGTGAGCGGCGCGTTCACCGCCGCCGTGGTCGACGCTGCCCCTGAGGCCGAGCAGCCGTGGATGGCGACGACCTATATCGAGGGGCACACGCTCGCCCAGCACGTCGCCGCGAAGGGCCCGCTGAACGGAGCGGAGCTCAAGAGGCTCGCCATCGGGCTGACGGAGGCGCTGCGCGACATCCACCGGGTGGGGGTCGTCCACCGTGACCTGAAGCCCTCGAACGTCGTGCTCTCGCCCGAGGGCCCGCGCGTCATCGACTTCGGCATCTCGCGCGCCGCGGACCAGCAGACGCTGACGATGACAGGGCGGGTCATCGGTACGCCGCCCTTCATGTCGCCGGAGCAGTTGCAGGCTCCGCGTGGTGTGGGTCCGCGGTCCGATGTCTTCTCGCTGGGGACGCTGCTGGTGTACTCAGCGACGGGCCACGGGCCCTTCGACGCGGACAGCCCCTACATGACGGCGTATCAGGTGGTGCACGAGGAGCCGTTGCTGGGTGCCGTACCGGTGGCCTTGCGCGCCGTCGTCGAGTCGTGCCTGGACAAGGAGCCCGAGGCGCGCCCCTCGGCGGACGAACTCCTCGTGCTGCTGCGGGACCTGCCGGCCGACCTCGGTGGGACCGAGGCGAACGGGGCGGGCGCGAGCCGCACCCGCGACATGATCACCCAGCATCACTTCCCGACGCGGGCCACCCCGGCGCCGGCTGCTCCGACCACCTTCCCGGCCGGTCCCGATCCAGGGAGCACCGGCACTCCCATCGGCCGTCTGCGTCGCCGATGGCGTCCTGTGCTCGCGGCCGGGGTCGCGGTGGCAGCGATCGGCGGGGGAGTCACCGCACTGCAGGCAGGCGACTTCGGGGGGAACAGCGGCGGCGACAAGGGCAACGGCGTTGCGGCGTCGGGTGCCGCACTTCCGGACGGCTTCCACCCATGGCGCAAGACCGTGCAGGGCGGCCGCCAGGACATTCCCGACGAGCTGCGATGCGTCGCCCACGGCGACGCGCTGTTCTGCGGGGGCGGCGGTGTTGTCGCGACCCGCATCAGGGCCCGGGACGGCTCGCGGGTGTGGACGGCGAAGAGCCCGGGCGTCCCCGTCCAGGGCATGCACATGGTGGGCGCCACCGACGACACGGTGCTCGGTTACCGCTTCGCAGCCCAGAACGCCCCGCAGAACCCTCCCAGCGAGGTGGTGGCCATCGACGCGAACACCGGCCGGGAGTTGTGGTCCGTGCCGTCCGGCGCCCAGTCGATGGCCGTCACGGGCCGGACTCAGGACGCCCTTGTGGTCGGCTCCGCCGTCGTGACGGTCAACGCTTCCAACTCCCGCTTCGAGGCCCGCGAGGCGCACAGCGGTGACATCACCTGGACGACGCCGTTCCCGGCGGGTACGCAGTGCGCACCCGTCCCGGTTGGCCCACGGCTCTTCGCGATGTGCGCGACGGATGCGGAGGTGGATTCCTCAGAGGTGCGCCACTCCACCCTGTACGCGGTCGATCGCGCATCGGGGACACTGGGCAGGCCCATCGCGGTCAACGGCCCCGCCGTGCCGATGGGTGTCGCCAACGGCAGACTCGTACTTTTGCAGGGACGCATGGAGGGAACGGCGCTGGCCGGCTACGACGGGGTGGCGCGGGTCGACCCGGCCTCGCGGAAGGTCACGTACTCCGGCCTGGCCACCACGTACGCGGGGACGCCCGGCATGGCGGACGGCACCGTCTACGTGAGCGGGCAGACCGGTCTCGTCACAGCGCTCGACCCCGCGACCGGCCGGAAGAAGTGGTCGCGGCAGACGGACGTGGAGGGCGCGTCGGGTCCCGTTGCGGGGGCCGGCGCGCTGTATCTCAGCTCGGCCACCGGCCGGGTGGTCGCGCTGTCGCCGTACAACGGCAAACCCCTGTGGACGACGAACCCGCAGGCCGACGGTCTGACGGGCGAGCAGGGCGCAAGTCCGCGCGTGACCGTTGCGGGGCGTGCGGTGATCGTGGCCGCGGCCAAGAACACTCTCTTCGCCTTCGACGCGCAGAAGCCGCCGAAGGCGGGCTGA
- a CDS encoding LacI family DNA-binding transcriptional regulator, with protein MAHRPTIADVARRAGVSRTSVSFALNDRPGIAEETKERILTAAAELGWTPSRPARALSLGKAGAFGLVLAREPELIGADLFFPAFIAGVEVVLGERGDGLMVHLTTPERERSVYERLAADRRVDGVLLTDLRHDDPRPALTHRLGLPAVVVGQSEWSDGLASVSLDDRPAYVDAVRRLAELGHRRIAHVEGPQEFRHAHRRRSAWEETLRDLGLPESPVLPGGFTAEGGARATRELLLLAEPPTAIVYGNDLAATAGLSVAQELGVPVPERLSVVGYDDTPLTRYTHPPLSSARADARGWGEAAARALDRVLAGEQVAHVVLPPAEFIPRASIGPAPRP; from the coding sequence ATGGCTCACAGGCCCACCATCGCCGACGTCGCACGACGTGCGGGTGTCTCACGCACCTCCGTCTCGTTCGCCCTGAACGACCGGCCGGGGATCGCCGAGGAGACCAAGGAGCGCATCCTGACCGCCGCGGCGGAACTCGGCTGGACCCCGAGCCGCCCGGCCCGGGCCCTGTCCCTCGGCAAGGCCGGCGCCTTCGGACTGGTGCTCGCCCGCGAACCCGAGCTGATCGGAGCCGACCTGTTCTTCCCCGCGTTCATAGCGGGTGTCGAAGTGGTCCTCGGCGAGCGGGGCGACGGGCTGATGGTGCACCTCACCACTCCGGAGCGGGAGCGGTCCGTGTACGAGCGGCTCGCTGCCGACCGCCGGGTGGACGGTGTGCTCCTCACCGACCTGCGGCACGACGACCCGCGTCCCGCTCTGACCCACCGGCTCGGCCTGCCTGCCGTGGTGGTCGGCCAGAGCGAGTGGAGCGACGGACTGGCCTCGGTGAGCCTCGACGACCGACCCGCTTACGTCGACGCGGTTCGGCGCCTCGCCGAGCTCGGCCACCGCCGTATCGCGCACGTCGAGGGCCCGCAGGAGTTCCGCCACGCGCACCGGCGCAGGTCGGCCTGGGAGGAGACACTGCGTGACCTCGGACTGCCCGAAAGCCCTGTGCTGCCGGGCGGTTTCACGGCGGAGGGCGGCGCGCGGGCCACGCGCGAACTGCTGTTGCTGGCCGAGCCGCCCACCGCGATCGTCTACGGGAACGACCTGGCCGCGACGGCCGGGCTGTCCGTGGCCCAGGAACTCGGCGTTCCGGTACCGGAACGCCTCTCGGTGGTCGGCTACGACGACACGCCGCTCACCCGATACACCCACCCCCCGTTGTCCTCCGCCCGTGCTGATGCGCGTGGCTGGGGGGAGGCGGCGGCCCGGGCCCTGGACCGGGTGCTCGCGGGTGAGCAGGTGGCACACGTCGTGCTGCCGCCCGCCGAGTTCATCCCCCGCGCCTCGATAGGGCCGGCTCCCCGTCCCTGA